In Candidatus Neptunochlamydia vexilliferae, the sequence ATAGAGCTGTTACTGTTAGGGTCTATCTGAGGAAGCATGTTAAGAACGCCACATGAGACAAGCATTTTCGTGAAATCAGGGTATCGGGCAACGCTTGTTATGGAACAGATAGCTATCCGTTTATTGTTATCAGCAAAAATAACATGATCACCCTGCTGCATATCCTTAAAAGTGGGAAGGTTCAACCGCCCCTCAAAGATTTTCTTTCCATTAATAATATCGTTAAGG encodes:
- a CDS encoding ASCH domain-containing protein; the protein is MNVQPQYLNDIINGKKIFEGRLNLPTFKDMQQGDHVIFADNNKRIAICSITSVARYPDFTKMLVSCGVLNMLPQIDPNSNSSIEMVTKGDEIYRSFPGYSEGEKIYGTLAIGIHYISVEAIEK